Within the Thalassoglobus sp. JC818 genome, the region CCACAGCTATGACTTCACGAAAGATGCCGAGTTTGCTGTTCTCGAACAGATCATGACAGCTCCGCTGATCGTCGCCCACTGGATTAACATGCAGTACTACGCTTCAACGGTCGACCCCGTTCATATGGGTAGCGGAACGAAAACGATCCATAATGTCGTCGGTCAGATTGGCATTCTATCAGGAAACGGCGGAGACCTGAGGACGGGTCTTCCCTGGCAATCGGTGCATGATGGGGCATCATTTCGTCACCATCCCCTACGACTTCTCGCTGTAATCGCCGCTCCACGAAATGCGATCGAGTCCATCATCAATCGCCACGAAGCTCTCACGAATCTTCTATCGAACGGATGGATGCAACTCGTCTCCGTTGAAGATGGAGAGCAGTTTCGATTCACGGAGACAGGTGATTGGGCAAAGATCGAGGAACAGATGTATACAGCGACCACGAACTGACACTCGAACAGTTAAATCTTGCATGGACTCGGTACCTATCACAGGAGAATGAGAAATGTCTTTGACTCTTACTTCTAACGCCCCCATCCCGTACGTCAGTACTCTGCAATCACTGGTCCACCAGGCCGTTGACGAAGTGAGGTGGCTGGTGATTGCACACAGAGATCCGCTGATAATGCGTGCCCTGAGAAAAGGTATTGGCCGCGAGACGATGATCATTGTCGATTGGCCAGAGGAAAACGAGCTCACTCAGAGTTCAGATCTTGTCAAAGCCATTCAATGGGCAATTCAAGAGAAGAGAATTCCGAACATTGTCTTGCTCGAACACTCCGGCAGCTCAGGCGTGAAATCCAGCTATGATACTGGGACACGCCTGGGAATACTTGCTGGTACGAGCCGAGCAATTGATCAGAATCGGGAGGCACAAATTCAATTCTCGAAAGTCGTCAAGATGCTTCGACAGAGTTCGGAAATCCAAGACTGTGTCGACAACAGCAATGCCAGCTTACACTTCCTGTTCTTCCGCGCGATCGACGGTGCCTTCTTGACTTTCGATGAAAAGTGCGGGGAATTTCTCCCAGTAACCAACGAATCTCCTCACGACTGAACGACAACCACAGTGTCATCTCTCAACACGGCGCAGCATCACACTCACATTCACGACTGATAGTCGCGATATTCTGAAAACGAGAAGTTCTCCTGATTCGAGTCATCGGACTAGGAGAATCTTCGTTGCTGCCCGTTCGATTTAGTTTCATCGAAGCTCGAACGAGTGTCTCATCCGTTGTGAGTATTTGATTCCGAGAGTATAGAATCGGATCATTTGAGTGTTGGAACCGATTCCGGAAGGATCGACAGGACATCAGTTCGCAGCGTATTGCCGTCACGCCCATTCTCAAACTAAGCATCAAGCAAATTCTGGATGATAAATCTCACGATAGATCTTCGCATTCAACTTAGAAGTGGGGAGATGTAATTGATTGTTATGGCCAGTCGTTGAGTCCGACGATCGGTAGGGCAAACTCGAATGAGGTCCGCCAATCGTCGCGATCTGCATCGCGAAAAACATTGTAGATGAGTTTCTTCGGTGGTGACTGACGGTTGTTGGGATCAAATGTTCGAAGACCGAGATTTAGGCCGCCTTCGCGTGGGTGATCGACGTGACGATGCAAGATGAACGCGTCAATGTCTTCCAGAGCAGCAACCTTTCTGTAGGCGTAGCAATATGCTGCTGCCTGAAGCTGTTGTCCTTCGAGGCCGGGCGGAGTGTGAAATCCTTGCTCGCTGAGAATGATGCTGCGCGGCTTTCCAGCGAACTGCATTTCCGGTTGCCTCATAAACTTCGTCAGCACTTCGAGGTTCTTAAACGTCACGCGCGGGCTGTCTTGACTGTCAATTGCGGTCTCGTCGTCCCAGAATCTTGGATCGAACAAGTTTTCGGGATACGGATGAAATGCTAAATGCCATTCCGGATTGCCACGATTCTTGATCTCAGCGGAAAATCGTTCGAGAAAATCTCGTCCTGGAAATGATCTTTGCGGATGCTTTTTGCTAAACGGAACCGTCCAGTGATGTTCCAGGGAAATGTAGACGCGAGCCCAACTCGACGCTGCCCTGACGGCATCGTGAGCCAACTGGATAGCGTCAGCGTAGTCATCAATGAACTCTTCCATCGAGACTTCACCACAGTTGGACCACCACCAATGGGAATTGACTTCATTGCCCATAATGTAGCCAGCGACACGCCCGTGCTCAGTTTTCGCACCACTCCAACGATCGGCCATAAACTCCATCGCTGCGGACAAAGCTTCGCGTCCCTCTGGCGTCACAGTGTTGAAGGCGCTCAAATTATTGGGAGCTTCGAGATGATAGTTCGGATGCAATAGAAAGTCGTTCTCACGAGAATTGTGCGACCGGTAGACAAGCACCACGAGATACACGAGCGCTCCGGAATCACTGAGCTTCTTGATGTTGGCATCCTGTCTTTCTAGGTATCGATGGCTGAAAGTGTACTCGTGGCCATTTCGCACCCACGTTGGGTTAGACGGTGAATCATCCGTCGCAAACAGAGATGTGAGGTTGAAGTTAAAAACTGCGTGCTTCACTCCCAATTCAATAGCGTCTTCAACAATCTCGACCTGTAAACCTTTCTTGGAGGCAGCAACGGGAAATACCGATTCAGTTTCGTCGCTCCGAGATGATGTTGCAGGCGTTGTCGGCAGGCTCAACTGGTAGTGAGTTGTTTGACTCTCGCCGACGAGTCGGATGTCAGAGATTTCGATTTTGCCTTGACCACGAAAAGGGTCGATTCGCACCGCTTGCAGGGGACTGGTTGTACTGAACGGAATGGCGTACTGATGCGACTGACCATCGTGTCGGACTTCAAATCGTTGACTTCGGTCCGCTTTGAACGGTCCTCCGTTCTCTTCTTGCCAGAAGACTTGTCCATTTCCGGAAGAGTCCGATGCCATCGTAATCTGTAAGGTGAACGATCGCTCGTCGATCACCTTGTTCAGCCGGTGACTGATGTAGGGGTCATTGCCCGAACTCTGAACAATCAATGCGTTTTGCGAAGCTGATAGGTGACAAGTTCCGCCGGGCTGCCACTGGGCGACCGGTTCACCTTTTGGCTTTGGTTTGGACTTTGCCGGAGTGTTGGCCCCTCCTTTGAGCGATGCTTTGCCTTCTTGTTCGATGTCGTACTTCGATGGATCAAACTTCGGATTGGATAGGGGGCGAATGGCCTGTGTGTCCACGAGGTGTTGCTCGATCAGTCGATCGAGTTGTTCGACCCTCTCAGGGAACGAGTCGGCGAGATTGTTCTGTTCGCCGATGTCATCATTCAGGTTGAAAAGCTTATAGCGATGCTTTCCATTTTCGCCGCCAAGAAAGATGCGGATGAGTTTCCAATCGCCGGAGTGAATGCTGACGGATGG harbors:
- a CDS encoding DUF5722 domain-containing protein — protein: MNMTFRSVLFTLTVSQMLLSLMTSGEVLAQTAERQPNVVFILADDLGWSDTTLYGTTKLYKTPNIQRLAARGMTFTRAYSSSPLCSPTRASVLTGLSPARHGITSPNCHLPKVVLKATEEQDGPPNKFSTVPNSVSRLDISYYTLAEMFKDNGYTTAHFGKWHLGPEPYSPLEHGFDLDVPHHPGPGPAGSYVAPWKFKDFDHDPNIPDEHIEDRMVKEAVAFMELHKDKPFFLNYWMFSVHAPFDAKQSLIDEYREVVNPNDPQRSPTYAAMIESMDDAIGTLLDTLDRLEIADNTIIIFASDNGGNMYNLVDGGTATSNSPLRGGKATMYEGGVRGPAIVVRPGAIEAGSQCDEIIQSSDFYPTLLEMLSIDPQPEQTFDGISIVPALRGEELNREAIFTYFPHAPGVPDWLPPSVSIHSGDWKLIRIFLGGENGKHRYKLFNLNDDIGEQNNLADSFPERVEQLDRLIEQHLVDTQAIRPLSNPKFDPSKYDIEQEGKASLKGGANTPAKSKPKPKGEPVAQWQPGGTCHLSASQNALIVQSSGNDPYISHRLNKVIDERSFTLQITMASDSSGNGQVFWQEENGGPFKADRSQRFEVRHDGQSHQYAIPFSTTSPLQAVRIDPFRGQGKIEISDIRLVGESQTTHYQLSLPTTPATSSRSDETESVFPVAASKKGLQVEIVEDAIELGVKHAVFNFNLTSLFATDDSPSNPTWVRNGHEYTFSHRYLERQDANIKKLSDSGALVYLVVLVYRSHNSRENDFLLHPNYHLEAPNNLSAFNTVTPEGREALSAAMEFMADRWSGAKTEHGRVAGYIMGNEVNSHWWWSNCGEVSMEEFIDDYADAIQLAHDAVRAASSWARVYISLEHHWTVPFSKKHPQRSFPGRDFLERFSAEIKNRGNPEWHLAFHPYPENLFDPRFWDDETAIDSQDSPRVTFKNLEVLTKFMRQPEMQFAGKPRSIILSEQGFHTPPGLEGQQLQAAAYCYAYRKVAALEDIDAFILHRHVDHPREGGLNLGLRTFDPNNRQSPPKKLIYNVFRDADRDDWRTSFEFALPIVGLNDWP